From a single Vibrio tubiashii genomic region:
- the pepN gene encoding aminopeptidase N, whose protein sequence is MAQTPQAKYRKDYQSPSHTITDIDLTFDLFDNETTVTAVSQVKQLKDATTIRLEGEDLKLKSIHVNGEAWTAYEELEGALEVHQLPEQTELKIVTLIDPEANTALEGLYKSGGAFCTQCEAEGFRRITYYMDRPDVLAKYTTKVIADKAEYPFLLSNGNRVAEGELEGGRHWVQWQDPHPKPAYLFALVAGDFDVLRDKYITKSGRNVELEIFVDKGNLDRAPHAMTSLINSMKWDEERFGLEYDLDIYMIVAVDFFNMGAMENKGLNIFNSKFVLANEKTATDTDYLGIEAVIGHEYFHNWTGNRVTCRDWFQLSLKEGLTVFRDQEFSSDLGSRAVNRINNVRIIRGPQFAEDASPMSHPIRPEQVIEMNNFYTLTVYEKGSEVIRMMHTLLGEEGFQKGMKLYFERHDGTAATCEDFVSAMEDASGVDLKQFRLWYSQSGTPTVKVSSEYDQVAKTYALTVEQTTEPTQDQADKQALHIPFDVELYAQNGDVIELRSNGELVNNVLNVTELKQTFIFEQVNERPVPSLLREFSAPVKLEYDYSDEELIFLMVKARNEFARWDAGQMLLAKYIRSNVEKVQTGNEIELAAEVIDAFRGVLLSSELEPAFIAEMMSLPSHNEVSGWYKQVDVDAVAKVLKAIKVTLATELEDELSAIYHSLKQQDYTIEHAAIGKRSLRNTALGYLAYTEQGNTLAKAQYADANNMTDTIAAMSAANSAQLECREALMSDYSDKWKHDGLVMDKWFALQGTNPAENVLEVIKQTMNHEAFSLKNPNRTRSLVGSFLNMNPVRFHAKSGEGYKFAGEILRELNSSNPQVASRLIDPLLKFRKYDDERQALIKAELETLKAMDNLAKDLFEKVTKALES, encoded by the coding sequence ATGGCTCAGACTCCTCAAGCCAAATACCGCAAAGACTATCAGTCTCCATCTCATACTATTACTGATATCGATCTTACGTTTGACCTATTCGATAATGAAACCACTGTGACGGCAGTGTCGCAGGTTAAGCAGTTAAAAGATGCGACAACGATTCGTCTAGAAGGTGAAGACCTTAAACTGAAAAGCATTCACGTCAATGGTGAAGCTTGGACTGCCTATGAAGAATTAGAAGGTGCTTTAGAAGTTCATCAGTTACCAGAGCAAACTGAACTTAAGATTGTGACTTTGATTGACCCGGAAGCAAATACGGCGCTAGAAGGTCTTTATAAGTCAGGCGGCGCGTTCTGTACCCAGTGTGAAGCGGAAGGTTTCCGACGCATTACTTACTACATGGATCGCCCCGATGTTCTTGCGAAATACACCACGAAAGTGATTGCCGATAAAGCGGAGTATCCATTCCTGCTGAGTAACGGTAACCGTGTTGCCGAAGGTGAACTTGAAGGCGGACGTCATTGGGTTCAGTGGCAAGATCCGCATCCAAAACCTGCGTACTTGTTTGCTTTAGTAGCAGGTGATTTTGATGTACTGCGTGATAAGTACATCACTAAGTCTGGTCGTAACGTTGAATTAGAAATCTTCGTTGATAAAGGCAACTTAGATCGAGCGCCACATGCGATGACATCATTGATCAATTCAATGAAGTGGGATGAAGAGCGCTTTGGTCTAGAGTATGACCTTGATATTTACATGATTGTTGCAGTCGACTTCTTCAATATGGGCGCGATGGAGAACAAAGGTCTAAACATCTTTAACTCTAAGTTTGTCCTCGCGAATGAAAAAACGGCGACAGACACCGATTACCTCGGTATTGAAGCGGTAATTGGTCATGAATATTTCCACAACTGGACAGGTAACCGAGTCACTTGTCGCGATTGGTTTCAGTTAAGCCTGAAAGAAGGTCTGACCGTATTCCGTGATCAAGAGTTTTCTTCGGATCTTGGTTCTCGCGCAGTAAATCGTATCAACAATGTTCGTATTATTCGTGGTCCACAGTTTGCGGAAGATGCGAGCCCAATGTCTCACCCGATTCGTCCTGAGCAAGTTATTGAAATGAATAACTTCTACACATTAACTGTGTATGAAAAAGGCAGTGAAGTGATTCGAATGATGCATACCTTGCTTGGCGAAGAGGGCTTCCAAAAAGGCATGAAGCTTTACTTTGAGCGTCACGACGGAACTGCAGCGACGTGTGAAGATTTTGTCTCAGCGATGGAAGACGCATCGGGCGTAGATCTGAAGCAGTTCCGCTTGTGGTACAGCCAGTCTGGTACACCGACTGTAAAAGTCAGCAGTGAATATGATCAAGTAGCGAAAACCTACGCACTCACTGTAGAGCAGACTACTGAACCAACCCAAGACCAAGCCGACAAACAAGCACTTCATATTCCGTTTGACGTTGAGCTCTATGCACAAAATGGTGATGTGATTGAGTTACGCAGTAACGGTGAGCTGGTCAACAATGTGCTTAATGTCACTGAACTTAAGCAGACGTTTATCTTCGAACAAGTGAACGAGCGTCCAGTTCCTTCACTGCTGCGTGAGTTCTCTGCTCCGGTGAAATTAGAGTACGACTACAGCGATGAAGAGTTGATCTTCCTAATGGTGAAAGCACGCAACGAATTTGCTCGTTGGGATGCAGGTCAAATGCTGTTAGCGAAATACATCCGTAGTAACGTAGAAAAAGTTCAGACCGGTAATGAAATAGAGTTGGCTGCTGAAGTGATTGACGCATTCCGCGGTGTGTTACTGTCAAGCGAGTTAGAGCCGGCATTTATTGCTGAAATGATGTCTTTGCCAAGTCACAACGAAGTGAGTGGTTGGTATAAACAAGTTGATGTTGATGCGGTAGCGAAAGTACTCAAGGCAATCAAAGTCACCTTGGCGACGGAACTTGAAGATGAGTTGAGCGCTATCTACCATAGCCTCAAGCAGCAAGATTACACTATTGAACATGCGGCTATCGGTAAACGTTCTCTGCGTAATACGGCATTAGGCTATCTTGCTTACACTGAGCAAGGCAATACCTTGGCTAAAGCTCAGTATGCTGATGCGAACAACATGACTGATACCATTGCGGCAATGAGCGCCGCAAACAGTGCTCAGCTAGAATGTCGTGAGGCATTGATGTCTGATTACAGTGACAAGTGGAAGCATGACGGACTTGTGATGGACAAGTGGTTTGCTCTGCAAGGGACAAACCCTGCTGAAAATGTACTAGAAGTGATCAAGCAAACCATGAACCATGAAGCGTTTAGCTTGAAAAACCCGAACCGAACTCGTAGCTTAGTGGGCTCGTTCCTCAATATGAACCCAGTACGTTTCCACGCAAAATCTGGTGAAGGTTACAAGTTTGCCGGCGAGATCTTACGCGAATTAAATAGCAGTAACCCACAGGTGGCGTCTCGCTTAATTGACCCGTTGTTGAAATTCCGTAAATATGATGACGAGCGTCAGGCTCTTATCAAAGCGGAACTTGAAACATTGAAAGCGATGGACAACCTAGCGAAAGATTTGTTTGAGAAAGTGACGAAAGCGTTGGAGTCTTAA
- a CDS encoding DUF2835 domain-containing protein has product MNQYHFTLNISYQTFLAHYNGAASNVLVVTDKGLRLQLPASRFRPFLSQIGLKGRFRLTTDQNNKFLKLELL; this is encoded by the coding sequence ATGAATCAATATCACTTTACCCTTAACATCTCTTATCAAACTTTTTTAGCTCACTACAATGGGGCGGCAAGCAACGTTTTAGTGGTTACAGACAAAGGCTTACGCCTGCAATTGCCTGCATCGCGTTTCAGACCATTTCTTAGTCAAATAGGGCTAAAAGGGCGTTTCAGATTAACAACTGACCAAAATAATAAGTTTCTAAAGTTAGAACTGCTGTGA
- a CDS encoding NAD-glutamate dehydrogenase produces the protein MTARETLMPVLLEKVYKLIQDKLELAHQPLVTQLAQHLFSNISQDDLVERNESDLYGAVVSLWHHINEKKADEISVRVFNPTVSRQGWQSTHTIVEIVVPDGPFLVDSTKMALSRLDLSSHLMLHGPTQIARSAKGEITAINQGDGALQSLFHIEVDRLSSKEEMASLKAELLSILNDTGLVVQDWLLMVEKLEEVTAQVESQQGEVEIQRDRYDESIQFLRWLGNHNFTFMGYKEYDLVSVDGDTELRPTADKGLGLFANRERVRTVKLSDFPDSARLEAKKPFLLIVTKGNRPSRIHRPAYTDYIGIKKFDKNGKVVGEHRFTGLYTSAVYNQSVEGIPLIREKVERILEASGYREGSYSYKALHNILENYPRDELLQAKEEELLEVGMGVVQMQDRDLLRLFVRKDPFGRFFSCMVYVTKDRYNTELRRQTQRILQQYFGCKQEVEFTTYFSESPLARTHYIVRVDNNNMDVDVKTIEQNLMEASSTWDDRLSEAIVANFGESKGLPLSKEYMRAFPRSYKEDVMPGSAVADIERLEKLSDDNKLGMLFYRPQELGADSKSVRLKLYHRDEPIHLSDVMPMLENLGLRVIGESPYEVRKVNGQVYWILDFSMLHKSEKTVDLREARDRFQQAFAAIWAGELESDGFNRLVLGASLTGREISILRAYARYMRQVGFPFSQQYIEDTLNHYPDLAKGLVELFGKRFEPKFKGSQKGQNDLIAKITEQLDHVESLDDDRILRRYMEMITATLRTNYYQLNEDKQPKPWLSLKMKPSDIPEIPQPVPAFEIFVYAPDIEGVHLRGGKVARGGLRWSDRQEDFRTEILGLVKAQQVKNTVIVPVGAKGGFVCKRQPMLSGRDEIFAEGQRCYKRFIRALLDVSDNIIEGEVAHPKSVVRHDEDDPYLVVAADKGTATFSDLANSVSEEYNFWLGDAFASGGSNGYDHKAMGITAKGGWESVKRHFREMGINCQTTDFTAIGVGDMAGDVFGNGMLLSKHIRLQAAFNHMHIFIDPNPESAPSWEERNRLFNLPRSSWEDYDAKLISKGGGIFSRRAKSISLTPEIQKMLRTKKSSVAPNDLIKMILSMEVDLLWNGGIGTYVKASSETHTDVGDRANDVLRIDGRDLKAKVVGEGGNLGMTQLGRIEYALTGGRVNTDFVDNVGGVDCSDNEVNIKIFLNGLVTNGDLTVKQRNKILESMEDEVGEIVLDDAYCQSESISVTEQQGVSLVKEQIRFIHTMEKAGHLDRALEYIPDDETLLEREKQGMALTRPELSVLVAYGKMVLKEELVHEDIAKDEFHAQQLVSYFPTELRRNYSSQMDNHPLRAEIIATALANQMVNEMGCNFVTRLQEETGACVVDIANAYVASREIFGLGKVLEEVRSLDNEASTEAQYDMIFYVRRTLRRLSRWLLRNRTGRQSVKDLIELYQADVDTIKTHLDDMLVPSEVEEHNEMAQAWIEQGIKEEVASYVARLSSLYSVLDISTVSREKGKTIEQTAKLYYNLGDRLSLHWFLKQINGQAVDNNWQALARAAFREDLDWQQRQLTGQVLSCGCSPEDLDVMKALDDWIETNETSLHRWENILNEFKVGSVHEFAKFSVALRELMLLNLNCSANE, from the coding sequence ATGACCGCGCGTGAAACATTGATGCCGGTTCTGCTTGAAAAAGTGTATAAGCTTATTCAAGACAAACTCGAGCTTGCTCATCAACCCCTAGTCACCCAACTAGCTCAACATTTATTTAGCAACATTTCTCAAGACGATTTAGTCGAACGTAACGAATCCGATCTTTACGGTGCCGTTGTGTCGCTATGGCATCATATTAATGAGAAAAAAGCTGACGAAATTTCTGTTCGAGTATTTAATCCAACCGTGAGCCGCCAAGGCTGGCAATCTACCCACACAATCGTAGAGATTGTTGTGCCAGATGGTCCATTCTTAGTTGACTCAACAAAAATGGCATTGAGCCGTTTGGATCTTTCATCACACTTGATGCTGCATGGGCCAACACAGATTGCCCGTTCCGCAAAAGGCGAGATCACAGCGATTAACCAAGGAGATGGTGCACTTCAGTCTCTATTCCATATTGAGGTTGACCGCTTAAGCTCTAAAGAAGAAATGGCTTCACTGAAAGCCGAACTATTAAGCATTCTGAATGACACCGGATTAGTTGTTCAAGACTGGTTACTGATGGTTGAAAAACTTGAAGAAGTAACTGCTCAGGTAGAATCGCAACAAGGAGAGGTTGAGATCCAGCGTGATCGTTACGACGAGTCGATCCAATTCCTTCGTTGGTTGGGGAATCACAACTTCACGTTTATGGGGTATAAAGAGTATGATCTTGTTTCAGTGGATGGCGATACCGAGCTTCGCCCAACCGCTGATAAAGGTTTAGGTCTATTTGCGAATCGCGAGCGCGTGCGCACTGTTAAGCTATCTGACTTCCCTGACTCTGCACGCTTAGAAGCGAAAAAGCCATTCCTTCTGATTGTGACCAAAGGCAATCGTCCATCTCGTATTCACCGTCCAGCTTACACTGACTATATCGGCATTAAGAAGTTTGATAAGAACGGTAAAGTTGTTGGTGAGCACCGCTTCACAGGTCTTTATACTTCTGCAGTTTACAACCAGAGTGTTGAAGGGATCCCACTGATTCGCGAGAAAGTGGAACGTATTCTTGAAGCAAGCGGTTACCGAGAAGGTTCATACTCTTACAAAGCACTTCACAATATTCTAGAAAACTACCCGCGCGATGAGCTTCTTCAAGCGAAAGAAGAGGAACTACTCGAAGTCGGTATGGGTGTTGTACAGATGCAAGATCGAGATCTACTGCGTCTGTTCGTTCGCAAAGACCCGTTTGGTCGTTTCTTTAGCTGCATGGTTTATGTGACTAAAGATCGTTACAACACAGAGCTGCGTCGACAAACACAACGAATTCTTCAGCAGTATTTCGGTTGTAAGCAAGAAGTGGAATTTACCACTTACTTCTCTGAGAGCCCACTAGCTCGAACTCACTATATTGTTCGTGTTGATAACAACAACATGGACGTAGACGTTAAAACGATTGAGCAAAACTTAATGGAAGCATCTTCAACTTGGGATGATCGTTTATCAGAAGCGATCGTGGCGAACTTTGGTGAAAGTAAAGGCCTGCCGCTTTCTAAAGAATACATGCGTGCATTCCCACGTTCGTACAAAGAAGATGTAATGCCAGGTTCTGCAGTGGCAGATATTGAGCGCTTAGAAAAACTCAGCGATGACAACAAACTGGGTATGCTTTTCTACCGCCCACAAGAGTTGGGTGCAGATTCAAAATCAGTCAGACTGAAGCTTTACCACCGTGATGAGCCAATCCATCTATCCGATGTTATGCCTATGCTTGAGAACCTTGGCTTACGCGTGATTGGTGAATCGCCATACGAAGTACGCAAAGTGAACGGTCAGGTATACTGGATCCTAGATTTCTCAATGCTTCATAAGAGTGAGAAAACCGTCGATCTTCGTGAAGCGCGTGATCGTTTCCAACAGGCATTTGCTGCAATTTGGGCTGGCGAACTTGAAAGCGATGGCTTTAACCGTTTGGTGCTAGGTGCATCATTAACTGGTCGTGAGATTTCGATTCTTCGTGCTTATGCTCGCTACATGCGTCAAGTCGGCTTCCCATTCAGTCAACAATATATCGAAGACACGCTGAACCATTACCCAGATCTAGCCAAGGGGCTGGTGGAGCTGTTTGGTAAGCGTTTCGAACCTAAATTCAAAGGCAGCCAAAAAGGTCAAAACGATCTTATCGCTAAGATTACTGAGCAGTTGGATCATGTTGAAAGCTTGGATGATGATCGTATTCTGCGTCGTTACATGGAGATGATCACTGCTACTCTTCGTACTAACTACTATCAGTTAAATGAAGACAAGCAGCCTAAGCCTTGGCTATCACTTAAGATGAAACCAAGTGATATTCCAGAAATTCCTCAGCCAGTACCCGCGTTTGAGATCTTTGTTTACGCACCAGATATTGAAGGTGTTCACTTGCGTGGCGGTAAAGTAGCGCGTGGCGGTCTACGCTGGTCAGATCGACAAGAAGACTTCCGTACCGAAATTCTTGGCCTAGTGAAAGCACAGCAAGTTAAGAACACGGTGATTGTTCCTGTGGGTGCTAAAGGTGGTTTCGTCTGTAAACGACAGCCTATGCTAAGTGGCCGCGATGAAATCTTCGCTGAAGGTCAACGCTGTTACAAACGCTTTATCCGCGCCCTACTGGATGTGTCAGACAACATCATCGAAGGTGAAGTGGCTCATCCTAAGAGTGTGGTTCGCCATGATGAAGATGATCCGTATTTGGTTGTTGCGGCTGATAAAGGTACAGCAACATTCTCTGATCTTGCTAACTCTGTATCAGAGGAATACAACTTCTGGCTAGGAGATGCATTTGCTTCAGGTGGTTCGAACGGTTATGACCACAAAGCAATGGGTATCACTGCGAAAGGCGGTTGGGAATCGGTTAAGCGTCATTTCCGTGAAATGGGAATTAACTGTCAAACTACAGATTTCACTGCCATTGGTGTTGGTGATATGGCAGGTGACGTATTTGGTAACGGTATGCTGCTATCTAAGCACATTCGCCTGCAAGCTGCGTTTAACCACATGCATATCTTTATTGACCCGAACCCAGAATCAGCGCCTAGCTGGGAAGAGCGTAACCGCTTATTCAATCTTCCACGTTCTAGCTGGGAAGACTATGACGCGAAACTGATTTCAAAAGGCGGCGGTATTTTCTCTCGCCGTGCTAAGTCGATTTCTCTAACGCCAGAAATCCAAAAGATGCTGCGTACCAAGAAATCTTCGGTTGCCCCTAATGATCTGATTAAGATGATCCTATCTATGGAAGTCGATCTTCTATGGAATGGTGGTATCGGTACTTACGTTAAGGCTTCGAGTGAGACGCATACTGATGTTGGCGACCGCGCCAATGATGTATTGCGTATTGATGGTCGAGATCTGAAAGCGAAAGTTGTCGGTGAGGGCGGTAACTTAGGTATGACTCAGCTTGGTCGTATCGAATATGCACTGACTGGTGGCCGTGTTAATACTGACTTCGTTGATAACGTCGGTGGCGTTGACTGTTCGGATAATGAGGTCAACATTAAGATCTTCCTTAACGGTCTAGTGACTAATGGTGATCTTACGGTCAAACAGCGCAATAAGATCCTTGAGTCGATGGAAGACGAAGTGGGTGAAATTGTTTTAGATGACGCCTACTGTCAATCTGAATCTATCTCTGTGACTGAGCAGCAAGGTGTGTCATTAGTTAAGGAACAAATTCGTTTCATTCATACTATGGAAAAAGCGGGTCACCTTGATCGTGCACTTGAGTACATCCCAGATGACGAAACCTTACTTGAGCGTGAAAAGCAGGGCATGGCACTGACTCGTCCAGAGCTTTCTGTACTTGTGGCATACGGTAAGATGGTTCTGAAAGAAGAGCTAGTGCATGAAGACATCGCAAAAGATGAATTCCATGCTCAGCAACTTGTTAGCTACTTCCCGACCGAGTTACGCCGTAACTATTCTTCGCAAATGGATAATCATCCGCTACGTGCTGAAATTATTGCAACAGCGCTTGCGAATCAAATGGTTAACGAAATGGGCTGTAACTTTGTTACTCGTCTACAAGAAGAAACGGGTGCGTGCGTCGTTGATATTGCAAATGCGTATGTTGCATCTCGTGAAATCTTTGGACTAGGCAAAGTACTTGAAGAAGTTCGTTCGCTAGACAACGAAGCCTCAACCGAAGCGCAATATGACATGATCTTCTATGTGCGTAGAACGTTACGTCGTCTATCACGTTGGTTGTTACGCAATCGTACTGGTCGTCAGTCTGTTAAAGATCTGATTGAACTGTACCAAGCTGACGTCGATACAATCAAAACGCATCTCGATGACATGCTTGTTCCTTCAGAAGTGGAAGAGCACAACGAGATGGCGCAAGCTTGGATTGAGCAGGGCATCAAGGAAGAAGTGGCTAGCTATGTTGCTCGTTTGTCTAGCCTATACTCAGTACTGGATATATCCACAGTATCTCGTGAAAAAGGCAAAACTATCGAGCAAACGGCTAAGCTTTACTACAACTTAGGCGATCGCTTATCACTGCACTGGTTCTTGAAGCAAATCAATGGCCAAGCGGTGGATAACAACTGGCAAGCATTGGCTAGAGCTGCGTTCCGTGAAGATCTCGATTGGCAACAGCGTCAGCTAACTGGTCAAGTACTGAGCTGTGGTTGTTCGCCAGAAGATCTCGATGTGATGAAAGCACTGGATGATTGGATCGAAACTAACGAAACCTCTTTGCACCGTTGGGAAAATATTCTTAACGAGTTCAAGGTGGGTTCAGTGCATGAGTTTGCGAAATTCTCTGTTGCATTACGCGAACTTATGCTGCTTAACCTTAATTGCAGTGCGAATGAGTAA
- the pyrD gene encoding quinone-dependent dihydroorotate dehydrogenase has translation MLYRLARTGFFQLDAEKAHDLAIQNFKRFTGTPLDLLYRQQLPHRPVECMGLTFRNPVGLAAGLDKNGECIEAFDAMGFGFVEVGTVTPRPQAGNDKPRLFRLVEAEGIINRMGFNNLGVDNLVENVKKAKYDCVLGINIGKNKDTPIEKGAEDYLICMEKVYQYAGYIAVNISSPNTPGLRSLQYGEALDELLSELKAKQAELAEKHGKYVPLALKIAPDLSDDEIKQICDSLLKNKIDAVIATNTTLDRSIVEGMKHANEAGGLSGRPVQSKSTEVVRCLHEQLKDEIPVIGVGGVDSYVAAKEKMMAGAQLVQVYSGFIYHGPALVRDIVKNI, from the coding sequence ATGCTTTACCGTCTAGCCAGAACTGGCTTTTTCCAACTCGATGCCGAAAAGGCACACGATCTCGCAATTCAAAACTTCAAGCGCTTTACTGGCACACCACTTGATCTTCTTTACCGTCAGCAACTTCCTCATCGTCCAGTCGAATGTATGGGTTTAACTTTCCGTAACCCAGTTGGCCTCGCGGCTGGTCTGGATAAAAACGGCGAGTGTATTGAAGCATTCGATGCTATGGGCTTTGGTTTTGTTGAAGTCGGCACAGTGACACCTCGTCCACAAGCAGGAAATGACAAACCACGTCTATTCCGTCTTGTAGAGGCTGAGGGCATTATCAACCGCATGGGTTTCAACAACCTAGGTGTCGATAACCTTGTCGAAAATGTCAAAAAAGCCAAATACGACTGTGTACTTGGTATTAACATTGGCAAGAACAAAGACACACCAATCGAAAAGGGTGCGGAAGATTACTTGATCTGTATGGAAAAGGTATATCAGTACGCAGGCTACATCGCGGTTAACATTTCTTCGCCAAATACTCCTGGATTGCGTTCACTGCAATACGGTGAAGCTTTGGATGAACTGCTGTCAGAGCTAAAAGCAAAACAAGCCGAACTGGCTGAAAAGCATGGTAAATATGTTCCTCTGGCATTGAAGATCGCTCCGGATCTTAGTGATGATGAGATCAAACAGATCTGTGACTCTCTGCTTAAAAACAAGATCGACGCAGTTATTGCAACCAACACAACATTGGATCGTTCAATCGTTGAAGGTATGAAGCACGCGAACGAGGCGGGCGGTTTGAGTGGGCGTCCTGTTCAAAGCAAAAGTACTGAAGTGGTTCGCTGTCTACATGAACAGCTTAAAGATGAAATTCCAGTGATTGGAGTAGGTGGCGTTGATTCTTACGTTGCTGCTAAAGAAAAAATGATGGCGGGTGCGCAGTTAGTTCAGGTTTACTCTGGGTTTATTTATCACGGTCCGGCACTGGTACGTGATATCGTGAAAAACATCTAA
- a CDS encoding cell division protein ZapC codes for MLKPSDKWTWYYDDSEGHLMLDLGDDMVFKTNLPRKLIVDCAIGVNEFSVDDASAYQTYKEQIALLGLSEPRQAELSLYCVAAKRFHKPVQPKSWFFDCLSDGQIAPEEGDLIRLTNSLSEGFFIVLEVGECASLCASVSLDGFELNGSKSLQFGQAIKVMHDRLTVANHLFHAQPIALVG; via the coding sequence ATGCTTAAACCCAGTGACAAATGGACTTGGTACTATGATGACTCAGAAGGGCACCTTATGCTCGATCTGGGTGATGATATGGTATTTAAGACCAACCTTCCTCGTAAGCTGATTGTCGACTGCGCGATTGGCGTTAATGAATTCTCAGTAGATGACGCTTCAGCCTATCAAACCTATAAAGAGCAAATCGCTTTACTTGGCCTGAGTGAGCCAAGACAAGCAGAGCTCTCACTGTATTGTGTTGCCGCGAAGCGTTTTCATAAACCTGTTCAGCCGAAAAGTTGGTTTTTCGACTGTCTGTCGGATGGCCAAATCGCTCCAGAAGAAGGCGACTTGATACGTCTAACGAACTCCCTGAGCGAAGGTTTTTTTATTGTTTTAGAGGTAGGTGAGTGTGCCAGCCTGTGCGCATCTGTTTCACTAGACGGTTTCGAACTCAATGGTTCTAAATCGCTCCAGTTTGGTCAGGCGATTAAAGTGATGCACGATAGGCTGACTGTAGCGAATCATCTATTTCACGCCCAACCAATCGCATTGGTGGGCTAA